The proteins below come from a single Papaver somniferum cultivar HN1 chromosome 11, ASM357369v1, whole genome shotgun sequence genomic window:
- the LOC113322052 gene encoding dehydration-responsive element-binding protein 2F-like — protein MENCRRTPFKPWKKGSTRGKGGPQNASCEYRGVRQRTWGKWVAEIREPKKRTRLWLGSFSTAEEAAMAYDEAARRLYGPDAYLNLPHLKSNNVIPFNKSQKYKWFPSKNFISMFPSCNLINLNAPHNVHFIHQRLQELKKNDTLAISSSSSSSSSSHASHSEFQPVEYDQLRNENLLIKEDDLEFTSQKMSKSCEEKPEIDLKEFLQQLGILKEESGSDGNDTVQSSPIPEFSLEDRLATSGDNFDWNSLVDLHGLDYNQRAEDNSFQVNDMYDEMVFPAIWEF, from the coding sequence ATGGAAAATTGCAGAAGAACTCCATTTAAGCCATGGAAGAAAGGTTCCACAAGGGGTAAAGGTGGACCTCAAAATGCTTCTTGTGAGTACCGCGGAGTTCGACAAAGAACTTGGGGCAAATGGGTTGCTGAAATAAGAGAGCCAAAAAAACGAACTCGGCTCTGGTTAGGTTCATTCTCTACCGCTGAAGAAGCTGCAATGGCATACGATGAAGCTGCAAGAAGATTATATGGTCCTGACGCTTATCTAAATTTACCGCATCTTAAATCAAATAATGTCATTCCTTTCAACAAATCTCAAAAGTACAAATGGTTCCCTTCCAAGAACTTTATTTCCATGTTTCCATCCTGCAATTTGATCAACTTAAACGCCCCGCACAACGTTCATTTCATCCATCAAAGACTCCAAGAGCTTAAGAAAAACGATACCcttgcaatatcttcttcttcatcatcatcttcatcatctcatGCCTCACATTCAGAATTTCAGCCAGTAGAATATGATCAATTACGCAACGAAAATTTACTGATTAAGGAAGACGATTTAGAGTTTACGTCCCAAAAGATGTCAAAGAGTTGTGAAGAGAAACCTGAGATTGATCTGAAGGAATTTCTTCAACAACTTGGCATACTAAAAGAAGAGAGTGGATCAGATGGAAATGATACGGTCCAAAGTTCTCCAATCCCAGAATTTTCATTAGAAGATAGGCTAGCAACTTCCGGTGACAATTTTGATTGGAATTCATTGGTTGATTTGCATGGGCTAGATTATAATCAGAGAGCAGAAGATAATAGCTTTCAGGTTAATGACATGTATGACGAGATGGTATTTCCAGCTATATGGGAATTTTAG
- the LOC113322050 gene encoding DNA-binding protein SMUBP-2-like isoform X1 produces the protein MQPLTTALTALTPSITPMPNGLLASSELRHFGKEVAVGQTKKKTKAKTKNSSPSKLIGSLRRKRSSSLYGAAVMEGGKKNASAVSLQQFVSIMTPLIDMEKEAEITASISSGSSRNLETSQKKGSVLLNLKCVDVQTGLMGKSLLEFQSTKGDVLPAHKFGNHDVVDLKPNKADTGSPSLGQGVVYRLKDSSITVVFDDIPEDGLNSSLRLEKLANEITYRRMKDALIQLSKGVLKGPASDLVPVLFGEKQPTVAKKDVSFTPFNSNLDHSQKDAMTKALSSKNVFLLHGPPGTGKTTTVVEIILQEVKRGSKILACAASNIAVDNIVERLVPHRVKLVRVGHPARLLPQVLESALDAQVLRGDNSGLANDIRKEMKVLNGKLLKAKDKNTKRDIRKELRTLSKEERKRQQLAVTDVIKGADVVLTTLTGSSTRKLERTSFDLVIIDEAAQALEIACWIPLLKLQIYACVCYDQGTRCLLAGDHLQLPPTIQSVEAERKGLGRTLFERLADLYGDDAMSMLTVQYRMHELIMEWSSKELYDSKVKAHSCVASHMLYDLEDVKKTSSTEPTLLLIDTTGCDMEEKKDEEDSTMNEGEADVAIAHAKRLIGSGVRASDIGIITPYAAQVVLLRMIRNKEDKLKELEISTVDGFQGREKEAIIISMVRSNTKNEVGFLSDRRRMNVAVTRARRQCCLVCDTETVSSNQFLKRLVEYFEEHGEYLSASEYVG, from the exons ATGCAGCCCTTGACCACGGCGTTGACTGCACTAACTCCCTCTATTACGCCCATGCCAAACGGACTCTTAGCTTCCTCTGAATTGCGACATTTTGGAAAGGAAGTCGCAGTagggcaaacaaaaaaaaaaacaaaagcaaaaacaaaaaactccTCCCCTTCAAAACTTATCGGATCCCTCCGTCGCAAACGTTCTTCTTCTCTCTACGGAGCAGCAGTCATGGAGGGAGGGAAGAAAAACGCTTCTGCCGTTTCTCTGCAACAATTTGTTTCGATCATGACTCCCTTAATCGACATGGAAAAG GAAGCAGAAATAACAGCTTCAATCAGTTCAGGTTCATCAAGAAATCTTGAAACCTCTCAGAAGAAAGGATCAGTATTACTCAATCTCAAGTGTGTAGATGTTCAG ACAGGGTTAATGGGGAAATCACTTCTGGAGTTTCAATCTACTAAAGGAGATGTTCTTCCTGCTCATAAG TTCGGGAATCATGACGTTGTTGATCTGAAACCTAACAAAGCTGATACGGGTTCCCCCTCACTTGGTCAGGGTGTTGTTTACCGTCTCAAG GACTCATCAATTACTGTAGTTTTTGACGACATCCCAGAAGATGGCTTAAATAGTTCTTTGCGTCTTGAGAAACTTGCAAATGAG ATAACATATCGTAGGATGAAGGATGCTTTAATACAACTAAGCAAAGGTGTGCTGAAGGGACCTGCTTCTGACTTAGTTCCTGTATTGTTCGGGGAGAAACAACCGACAGTGGCAAAGAAGGATGTTTCATTCACCCCTTTTAACTCCAATCTTGATCACTCTCAG AAAGATGCTATGACGAAAGCACTTTCTTCCAAGAATGTATTCTTGCTGCATGGGCCTCCTGGAACTGGAAAAACGACAACCGTGGTAGAAATTATCTTACAGGAAGTTAAGCGAGGATCAAAGATTCTTGCCTGTGCTGCTTCTAATATAGCAGTTGATAACATTGTTGAGCGACTTGTTCCTCACAG AGTAAAGTTGGTGAGAGTCGGCCATCCAGCACGTTTGCTGCCTCAAGTACTGGAGAGTGCACTAGACGCCCAA GTTTTGCGAGGAGATAATAGTGGTCTTGCGAATGATATTCGCAAGGAAATGAAG GTATTAAATGGGAAGCTATTAAAAGCCAAAGATAAAAATACAAAGAGAGACATCAGAAAAGAGCTCAGAACTCTTTCAAAGGAGGAACGTAAGAGGCAGCAATTAGCAGTCACAGATGTAATTAAAGGTGCTGATGTGGTCTTGACAACTTTGACTGGTTCCTCCACTCGGAAGCTTGAGAGAACATCTTTTGATTTGGTGATAATTGACGAGGCTGCTCAGGCGCTTGAAATAGCATGCTGGATACCGCTATTGAAG CTTCAAATTTATGCATGCGTGTGTTATGATCAGGGTACAAGATGTTTACTCGCAGGAGACCATCTTCAACTTCCGCCAACCATACAGAGTGTTGAAGCTGAGAGGAAAGGTTTGGGAAGAACTCTATTTGAGCGCCTTGCTGATCTGTATGGAGATGATGCAATGAGCATGCTTACTGTTCAGTACCGTATGCATGAGCTTATAATGGAATGGTCATCTAAAGAGCTGTATGACAGTAAG GTCAAAGCCCATTCATGTGTCGCCAGTCATATGCTATATGATCTTGAAGATGTAAAGAAAACATCTTCGACAGAACCAACCCTTCTTCTCATCGACACAACTGG GTGTGATATGGAAGagaaaaaagatgaagaagacaGCACAATGAATGAGGGTGAGGCTGATGTTGCTATAGCCCATGCTAAGAGGCTTATTGGGAGTGGAGTCAGGGCATCTGATATTGGAATTATTACCCCATACGCTGCACAG GTTGTCTTGCTGAGGATGATTCGGAACAAAGAGGATAAactgaaagagttggaaatatcTACAGTTGATGGCTTCCAAGGTCGGGAGAAAGAAGCCATCATCATTTCTATGGTGCGATCGAACACAAAGAACGAG GTTGGATTTCTGAGTGACAGGAGGAGAATGAACGTGGCTGTGACACGAGCAAGAAGACAGTGTTGTCTTGTATGTGATACCGAAACTGTGAGTAGCAACCAGTTTTTGAAGAGATTAGTTGAGTATTTTGAGGAGCATGGGGAATATCTGAGCGCATCTGAATATGTAGGTTAA
- the LOC113322050 gene encoding DNA-binding protein SMUBP-2-like isoform X3, with protein MGKSLLEFQSTKGDVLPAHKFGNHDVVDLKPNKADTGSPSLGQGVVYRLKDSSITVVFDDIPEDGLNSSLRLEKLANEITYRRMKDALIQLSKGVLKGPASDLVPVLFGEKQPTVAKKDVSFTPFNSNLDHSQKDAMTKALSSKNVFLLHGPPGTGKTTTVVEIILQEVKRGSKILACAASNIAVDNIVERLVPHRVKLVRVGHPARLLPQVLESALDAQVLRGDNSGLANDIRKEMKVLNGKLLKAKDKNTKRDIRKELRTLSKEERKRQQLAVTDVIKGADVVLTTLTGSSTRKLERTSFDLVIIDEAAQALEIACWIPLLKLQIYACVCYDQGTRCLLAGDHLQLPPTIQSVEAERKGLGRTLFERLADLYGDDAMSMLTVQYRMHELIMEWSSKELYDSKVKAHSCVASHMLYDLEDVKKTSSTEPTLLLIDTTGCDMEEKKDEEDSTMNEGEADVAIAHAKRLIGSGVRASDIGIITPYAAQVVLLRMIRNKEDKLKELEISTVDGFQGREKEAIIISMVRSNTKNEVGFLSDRRRMNVAVTRARRQCCLVCDTETVSSNQFLKRLVEYFEEHGEYLSASEYVG; from the exons ATGGGGAAATCACTTCTGGAGTTTCAATCTACTAAAGGAGATGTTCTTCCTGCTCATAAG TTCGGGAATCATGACGTTGTTGATCTGAAACCTAACAAAGCTGATACGGGTTCCCCCTCACTTGGTCAGGGTGTTGTTTACCGTCTCAAG GACTCATCAATTACTGTAGTTTTTGACGACATCCCAGAAGATGGCTTAAATAGTTCTTTGCGTCTTGAGAAACTTGCAAATGAG ATAACATATCGTAGGATGAAGGATGCTTTAATACAACTAAGCAAAGGTGTGCTGAAGGGACCTGCTTCTGACTTAGTTCCTGTATTGTTCGGGGAGAAACAACCGACAGTGGCAAAGAAGGATGTTTCATTCACCCCTTTTAACTCCAATCTTGATCACTCTCAG AAAGATGCTATGACGAAAGCACTTTCTTCCAAGAATGTATTCTTGCTGCATGGGCCTCCTGGAACTGGAAAAACGACAACCGTGGTAGAAATTATCTTACAGGAAGTTAAGCGAGGATCAAAGATTCTTGCCTGTGCTGCTTCTAATATAGCAGTTGATAACATTGTTGAGCGACTTGTTCCTCACAG AGTAAAGTTGGTGAGAGTCGGCCATCCAGCACGTTTGCTGCCTCAAGTACTGGAGAGTGCACTAGACGCCCAA GTTTTGCGAGGAGATAATAGTGGTCTTGCGAATGATATTCGCAAGGAAATGAAG GTATTAAATGGGAAGCTATTAAAAGCCAAAGATAAAAATACAAAGAGAGACATCAGAAAAGAGCTCAGAACTCTTTCAAAGGAGGAACGTAAGAGGCAGCAATTAGCAGTCACAGATGTAATTAAAGGTGCTGATGTGGTCTTGACAACTTTGACTGGTTCCTCCACTCGGAAGCTTGAGAGAACATCTTTTGATTTGGTGATAATTGACGAGGCTGCTCAGGCGCTTGAAATAGCATGCTGGATACCGCTATTGAAG CTTCAAATTTATGCATGCGTGTGTTATGATCAGGGTACAAGATGTTTACTCGCAGGAGACCATCTTCAACTTCCGCCAACCATACAGAGTGTTGAAGCTGAGAGGAAAGGTTTGGGAAGAACTCTATTTGAGCGCCTTGCTGATCTGTATGGAGATGATGCAATGAGCATGCTTACTGTTCAGTACCGTATGCATGAGCTTATAATGGAATGGTCATCTAAAGAGCTGTATGACAGTAAG GTCAAAGCCCATTCATGTGTCGCCAGTCATATGCTATATGATCTTGAAGATGTAAAGAAAACATCTTCGACAGAACCAACCCTTCTTCTCATCGACACAACTGG GTGTGATATGGAAGagaaaaaagatgaagaagacaGCACAATGAATGAGGGTGAGGCTGATGTTGCTATAGCCCATGCTAAGAGGCTTATTGGGAGTGGAGTCAGGGCATCTGATATTGGAATTATTACCCCATACGCTGCACAG GTTGTCTTGCTGAGGATGATTCGGAACAAAGAGGATAAactgaaagagttggaaatatcTACAGTTGATGGCTTCCAAGGTCGGGAGAAAGAAGCCATCATCATTTCTATGGTGCGATCGAACACAAAGAACGAG GTTGGATTTCTGAGTGACAGGAGGAGAATGAACGTGGCTGTGACACGAGCAAGAAGACAGTGTTGTCTTGTATGTGATACCGAAACTGTGAGTAGCAACCAGTTTTTGAAGAGATTAGTTGAGTATTTTGAGGAGCATGGGGAATATCTGAGCGCATCTGAATATGTAGGTTAA
- the LOC113322050 gene encoding DNA-binding protein SMUBP-2-like isoform X2, whose product MQPLTTALTALTPSITPMPNGLLASSELRHFGKEVAVGQTKKKTKAKTKNSSPSKLIGSLRRKRSSSLYGAAVMEGGKKNASAVSLQQFVSIMTPLIDMEKEAEITASISSGSSRNLETSQKKGSVLLNLKCVDVQTGLMGKSLLEFQSTKGDVLPAHKFGNHDVVDLKPNKADTGSPSLGQGVVYRLKDSSITVVFDDIPEDGLNSSLRLEKLANEITYRRMKDALIQLSKGVLKGPASDLVPVLFGEKQPTVAKKDVSFTPFNSNLDHSQKDAMTKALSSKNVFLLHGPPGTGKTTTVVEIILQEVKRGSKILACAASNIAVDNIVERLVPHRVKLVRVGHPARLLPQVLESALDAQVLRGDNSGLANDIRKEMKVLNGKLLKAKDKNTKRDIRKELRTLSKEERKRQQLAVTDVIKGADVVLTTLTGSSTRKLERTSFDLVIIDEAAQALEIACWIPLLKGTRCLLAGDHLQLPPTIQSVEAERKGLGRTLFERLADLYGDDAMSMLTVQYRMHELIMEWSSKELYDSKVKAHSCVASHMLYDLEDVKKTSSTEPTLLLIDTTGCDMEEKKDEEDSTMNEGEADVAIAHAKRLIGSGVRASDIGIITPYAAQVVLLRMIRNKEDKLKELEISTVDGFQGREKEAIIISMVRSNTKNEVGFLSDRRRMNVAVTRARRQCCLVCDTETVSSNQFLKRLVEYFEEHGEYLSASEYVG is encoded by the exons ATGCAGCCCTTGACCACGGCGTTGACTGCACTAACTCCCTCTATTACGCCCATGCCAAACGGACTCTTAGCTTCCTCTGAATTGCGACATTTTGGAAAGGAAGTCGCAGTagggcaaacaaaaaaaaaaacaaaagcaaaaacaaaaaactccTCCCCTTCAAAACTTATCGGATCCCTCCGTCGCAAACGTTCTTCTTCTCTCTACGGAGCAGCAGTCATGGAGGGAGGGAAGAAAAACGCTTCTGCCGTTTCTCTGCAACAATTTGTTTCGATCATGACTCCCTTAATCGACATGGAAAAG GAAGCAGAAATAACAGCTTCAATCAGTTCAGGTTCATCAAGAAATCTTGAAACCTCTCAGAAGAAAGGATCAGTATTACTCAATCTCAAGTGTGTAGATGTTCAG ACAGGGTTAATGGGGAAATCACTTCTGGAGTTTCAATCTACTAAAGGAGATGTTCTTCCTGCTCATAAG TTCGGGAATCATGACGTTGTTGATCTGAAACCTAACAAAGCTGATACGGGTTCCCCCTCACTTGGTCAGGGTGTTGTTTACCGTCTCAAG GACTCATCAATTACTGTAGTTTTTGACGACATCCCAGAAGATGGCTTAAATAGTTCTTTGCGTCTTGAGAAACTTGCAAATGAG ATAACATATCGTAGGATGAAGGATGCTTTAATACAACTAAGCAAAGGTGTGCTGAAGGGACCTGCTTCTGACTTAGTTCCTGTATTGTTCGGGGAGAAACAACCGACAGTGGCAAAGAAGGATGTTTCATTCACCCCTTTTAACTCCAATCTTGATCACTCTCAG AAAGATGCTATGACGAAAGCACTTTCTTCCAAGAATGTATTCTTGCTGCATGGGCCTCCTGGAACTGGAAAAACGACAACCGTGGTAGAAATTATCTTACAGGAAGTTAAGCGAGGATCAAAGATTCTTGCCTGTGCTGCTTCTAATATAGCAGTTGATAACATTGTTGAGCGACTTGTTCCTCACAG AGTAAAGTTGGTGAGAGTCGGCCATCCAGCACGTTTGCTGCCTCAAGTACTGGAGAGTGCACTAGACGCCCAA GTTTTGCGAGGAGATAATAGTGGTCTTGCGAATGATATTCGCAAGGAAATGAAG GTATTAAATGGGAAGCTATTAAAAGCCAAAGATAAAAATACAAAGAGAGACATCAGAAAAGAGCTCAGAACTCTTTCAAAGGAGGAACGTAAGAGGCAGCAATTAGCAGTCACAGATGTAATTAAAGGTGCTGATGTGGTCTTGACAACTTTGACTGGTTCCTCCACTCGGAAGCTTGAGAGAACATCTTTTGATTTGGTGATAATTGACGAGGCTGCTCAGGCGCTTGAAATAGCATGCTGGATACCGCTATTGAAG GGTACAAGATGTTTACTCGCAGGAGACCATCTTCAACTTCCGCCAACCATACAGAGTGTTGAAGCTGAGAGGAAAGGTTTGGGAAGAACTCTATTTGAGCGCCTTGCTGATCTGTATGGAGATGATGCAATGAGCATGCTTACTGTTCAGTACCGTATGCATGAGCTTATAATGGAATGGTCATCTAAAGAGCTGTATGACAGTAAG GTCAAAGCCCATTCATGTGTCGCCAGTCATATGCTATATGATCTTGAAGATGTAAAGAAAACATCTTCGACAGAACCAACCCTTCTTCTCATCGACACAACTGG GTGTGATATGGAAGagaaaaaagatgaagaagacaGCACAATGAATGAGGGTGAGGCTGATGTTGCTATAGCCCATGCTAAGAGGCTTATTGGGAGTGGAGTCAGGGCATCTGATATTGGAATTATTACCCCATACGCTGCACAG GTTGTCTTGCTGAGGATGATTCGGAACAAAGAGGATAAactgaaagagttggaaatatcTACAGTTGATGGCTTCCAAGGTCGGGAGAAAGAAGCCATCATCATTTCTATGGTGCGATCGAACACAAAGAACGAG GTTGGATTTCTGAGTGACAGGAGGAGAATGAACGTGGCTGTGACACGAGCAAGAAGACAGTGTTGTCTTGTATGTGATACCGAAACTGTGAGTAGCAACCAGTTTTTGAAGAGATTAGTTGAGTATTTTGAGGAGCATGGGGAATATCTGAGCGCATCTGAATATGTAGGTTAA